One region of Triticum aestivum cultivar Chinese Spring chromosome 6B, IWGSC CS RefSeq v2.1, whole genome shotgun sequence genomic DNA includes:
- the LOC123134326 gene encoding uncharacterized protein, giving the protein MTSGGGGEHGCTEQGHLPATDRRGRDEDASPHSAPPLPFPEAALEMKKKQKLVQQPSPEIPDNAVVEILSRVPYRSLCRFKCVSKPWLALCSDPDIRRRSGCGLSFRNLSGRGPPLVDPSLPFLRGRYERVEIQQCCGGLLLCRCWDSYKGRNKKKFGYAVCNPATGEWTVLTLIVLPDPVDGVPVIYDVNDLFLGFDAAVPSRFVVFAPLSNSLGEFAQVAIFSSETRRWTSVESEWPYKTVLLGGTACAYLNGTMHLTTHHGTIVTVDAEGKTWREIEDVMEDNREVVSIGHSQGSLHAWLIDNDKDPELCVWVLEDYASGKWTLKHTVEISELFGRQPDKDEACYSMLAIHPDYNLVYLTDNKKMTVSYDMDTRKVDVICTSGELLVGAPYVPCFVEMLAGSRCCFNVLGVEALHKYQLLGMSLSVLFCGLAWIYMSQALSSYVYFSLLFLSVCVQMCAICGFEHHLMSEEPSDGSLSRSLC; this is encoded by the exons ATGACgtcaggaggaggaggcgagcatGGCTGCACGGAGCAGGGCCACCTGCCGGCGACCGACCGCCGTGGCCGCGACGAAGACGCCTCTCCCCATTCCGCGCCGCCACTCCCCTTCCCCGAAGCAGCGCTCGAG atgaagaagaagcagaagctggTGCAGCAgccctcgccggagatccccgaCAATGCCGTCGTCGAGATCCTGTCGCGGGTGCCCTACCGGTCGCTCTGCCGCTTCAAGTGCGTGTCCAAGCCGTGGCTCGCCCTCTGCTCCGACCCGGACATCCGCAGGAGGAGCGGCTGCGGCCTCAGCTTCCGCAATCTGTCCGGGAGAGGGCCCCCTCTGGTCGATCCTTCGCTCCCGTTCCTGCGAGGGCGCTACGAGCGCGTCGAGATCCAGCAGTgctgcggcggcctcctcctctgcAGATGCTGGGACTCGTATAAAGGGCGGAACAAGAAGAAATTCGGGTACGCTGTGTGCAATCCTGCCACCGGGGAGTGGACTGTGCTGACCCTCATTGTTTTGCCGGACCCGGTGGACGGCGTTCCTGTGATCTACGATGTGAACGATCTCTTCCTGGGGTTTGACGCCGCTGTTCCGTCCCGCTTCGTGGTGTTTGCGCCCCTGAGCAATTCCTTAGGCGAGTTCGCGCAGGTGGCCATCTTCTCATCGGAGACTAGGCGCTGGACTTCGGTGGAGAGTGAGTGGCCTTACAAAACCGTTCTTCTTGGTGGTACAGCTTGTGCCTACCTGAATGGCACTATGCATCTGACTACCCATCATGGTACAATAGTCACTGTCGACGCGGAGGGGAAGACTTGGAGGGAAATTGAGGATGTCATGGAGGACAACCGTGAGGTTGTTTCCATTGGGCATTCCCAGGGCAGCTTGCATGCTTGGCTGATAGATAATGATAAGGATCCCGAACTCTGTGTTTGGGTTCTTGAGGATTATGCTAGTGGAAAGTGGACCCTGAAGCACACTGTTGAGATATCGGAACTTTTCGGGAGGCAGCCGGACAAAGATGAAGCGTGCTATAGCATGCTTGCGATCCATCCAGATTATAATTTGGTTTACCTCACCGACAACAAGAAGATGACAGTGTCGTATGATATGGATACTCGGAAAGTTGATGTTATCTGCACTTCTGGAGAATTACTGGTTGGTGCACCTTATGTTCCTTGTTTTGTGGAAATGTTGGCAGGGAGTCGCTGCTGCTTTAATGTACTTGGAGTGGAAGCACTTCACAAATACCAGTTGTTGGGTATGAGCTTAAGTGTCTTGTTTTGTGGACTGGCTTGGATATATATGTCTCAGGCTCTCAGCTCCTATGTCTACTTCAGTTTGTTGTTCCTATCTGTTTGTGTTCAGATGTGTGCCATTTGTGGCTTTGAACATCACTTAATGTCTGAGGAACCCTCTGATGGGTCATTATCGAGGTCACTTTGTTAG